In the genome of Poecilia reticulata strain Guanapo linkage group LG16, Guppy_female_1.0+MT, whole genome shotgun sequence, one region contains:
- the LOC103477736 gene encoding prostate stem cell antigen-like isoform X2 produces the protein MMLHLLLLLCFPPAVACCPPVSLFCYTCVFPAVSPLDCIRFPLKCPLGQLCLSSRAVGQKGDLRVVLYEKSCVLPALCGVTGEKYALGLNFTFINECCNTHLCNVAGRPAGPPLWTALLPLLALGSAW, from the exons ATGATGCTCCACCTTCTGCTGCTCCTGTGCTTCCCTCCAGCTGTGG CCTGCTGTCCTCCAGTCTCCCTGTTCTGCTACACCTGCGTGTTTCCGGCCGTCTCTCCTCTGGACTGCATCCGGTTCCCTCTGAAGTGTCCGCTGGGGCAGCTGTGCCTGTCCAGCCGGGCCGTGGGGCAGAAAG GTGACCTGCGGGTGGTGCTGTACGAGAAGAGCTGCGTCCTGCCCGCGCTGTGTGGAGTCACCGGGGAAAAGTACGCTCTGGGTCTCAACTTCACCTTCATCAACGAATGCTGCAACACACACCTGTGCAACGTGGCCGGCCGCCCCGCCGGGCCCCCGCTCTGGACGGCCCTGCTGCCCCTGCTGGCTCTGGGCTCCGCTTGGTGA
- the zp3d.2 gene encoding zona pellucida sperm-binding protein 3d.2, whose translation MVPLLLLLLCARQTVQSPNRTAPLQPGAQAATLLQHTHLSLPMYLDSDLPLVRKDFFSPARGSGQRGLPRPVRELLLPVWPRAGGPPSVSGAAVRTSCERNRMQLQVERSVLGSGEPGSHLKLGTCGVSRSTEDRLYFEYDLRMCGTQRTMINNRMVFFNKLHYDPPKPKGPIRRTAPFSVPVACYFNRFVYSYKVGYSPKVQMWKFLKKLKKVAKFVLTPRNAQWKQLSGSDHVLLGQPVFFAAEAQSLSRDERLYVLSCYATPEESPTSTPQFPVITNFGCMAESKNSRSRFIPHRNDAVRFSVDAFVFKGVTGRLYMHCSMLVSASEPTPTAKSCNYDTRTRRWVELFGSNSVCNCCDSSCSPDESAETEVVSSTSWTIDPKMKSKPLNKESNTTATRGITGRKRRWVKSASLVEGEENVSELQTLTASLIFD comes from the exons ATGGTTccgctgctgctcctgctgctctgcGCCCGTCAGACGGTCCAGAGCCCGAACCGAACCGCCCCGCTGCAGCCCGGGGCCCAGGCAGCCACCTTGCTGCAGCACACCCACCTCAGCCTGCCCATGTACCTGGACTCCGACCTGCCGCTGGTCCGGAAGGACTTCTTCTCCCCGGCCAGAGGCAGCGGGCAGCGCGGCTTGCCGCGGCCGGTCcgggagctgctgctgccggtGTGGCCCCGCGCCGGCGGCCCGCCCAGCGTGTCGGGGGCCGCCGTGAGGACTTCCTGTGAGCGCAACCGGatgcagctgcaggtggagcGGAGCGTCCTGGGCTCCGGGGAACCGGGCTCTCACCTGAAGCTGGGGACCTGCGGGGTCAGCAGGTCCACTGAGGATCGCCTCTACTTCGAATATGATCTGCGCATGTGCGGAACCCAGCGTACC ATGATCAATAATCGGATGGTTTTCTTCAACAAGCTGCATTACGACCCTCCGAAGCCAAAAGGACCAATCAGACGAACGGCGCCGTTCAGCGTGCCGGTGGCTTGTTATTTTAACAG GTTTGTTTATTCGTATAAAGTTGGATACTCTCCCAAGGTGCAGATGTGGAAGTTCctgaaaaaactgaagaaagtgGCTAAATTTGTTCTGACTCCAAGAAACG CCCAGTGGAAGCAGCTTTCCGGGTCGGATCACGTTCTCCTCGGTCAGCCGGTGTTCTTCGCCGCTGAGGCTCAGTCTTTGTCCAGAGATGAGCGACTCTACGTCCTGTCCTGCTACGCGACTCCAGAGGAGTCCCCCACCTCCACGCCTCAGTTTCCAGTCATCACTAACTTTGG ATGTATGGCTGAGAGTAAGAACAGCCGCTCCAGATTCATCCCACACAGAAACGACGCCGTCAGGTTTTCTGTCGACGCCTTCGTCTTTAAGGGAGTGACGGGTCGG CTCTACATGCACTGCAGCATGTTGGTGAGCGCTTCAGAACCGACACCGACAGCAAAGTCCTGCAACTAtgacaccagaaccagaag GTGGGTGGAGCTGTTCGGGTCCAACTCTGTGTGCAACTGCTGCGATTCCAGCTGCAGCCCGGATGAATCTGCAG AGACTGAAGTCGTCAGCAGCACGTCGTGGACCATAGATCCTAAAATGAAATCCAAACCTCTGAACAAGGAGAGCAACACGACGGCCACCAGAGGAATAacggggaggaagaggaggtgggtGAAGAGCGCCTCCCTGGTGGAGGGCGAGGAGAACGTCTCTGAACTTCAAACTTTGACGGCATCTTTGATTTTTGACTGA
- the LOC103477736 gene encoding uncharacterized protein LOC103477736 isoform X1, with protein sequence MMLHLLLLLCFPPAVVSLFCYTCVFPAVSPLDCIRFPLKCPLGQLCLSSRAVGQKGDLRVVLYEKSCVLPALCGVTGEKYALGLNFTFINECCNTHLCNVAGRPAGPPLWTALLPLLALGSAW encoded by the exons ATGATGCTCCACCTTCTGCTGCTCCTGTGCTTCCCTCCAGCTGTGG TCTCCCTGTTCTGCTACACCTGCGTGTTTCCGGCCGTCTCTCCTCTGGACTGCATCCGGTTCCCTCTGAAGTGTCCGCTGGGGCAGCTGTGCCTGTCCAGCCGGGCCGTGGGGCAGAAAG GTGACCTGCGGGTGGTGCTGTACGAGAAGAGCTGCGTCCTGCCCGCGCTGTGTGGAGTCACCGGGGAAAAGTACGCTCTGGGTCTCAACTTCACCTTCATCAACGAATGCTGCAACACACACCTGTGCAACGTGGCCGGCCGCCCCGCCGGGCCCCCGCTCTGGACGGCCCTGCTGCCCCTGCTGGCTCTGGGCTCCGCTTGGTGA